One window of the Acaryochloris sp. CCMEE 5410 genome contains the following:
- the rsmI gene encoding 16S rRNA (cytidine(1402)-2'-O)-methyltransferase: MISSDTNASQNGSLYIVATPIGNLEDMSFRAVRILQTVAAIAAEDTRHTGKLLHHFQIKTPQLSYHQHNTQTRTPELIQRLQSGQDLALVSDAGMPGISDPGVELVQACVEVGIEVIPIPGANAAIAALVASGLPCDRFCFEGFLPTKGKARQQRLQEIATESRTVVLYEAPHRLRQTLQDLAEQVGTERQIVLARELTKRFEEFWRGSVQTAITHYQTHEPKGEFTVVLAGKVVSQTLPTDLELRTELQALLAQGWSKSRASRQLAEKHAMSRRQIYQLTLDLE; encoded by the coding sequence ATGATCTCTTCTGACACCAATGCGTCCCAAAATGGCAGCTTGTATATTGTGGCAACGCCGATTGGGAATTTAGAAGATATGAGTTTTCGGGCGGTGCGGATTTTGCAAACGGTGGCTGCGATCGCAGCCGAGGATACGCGCCATACGGGCAAACTGCTCCATCACTTTCAGATCAAAACCCCGCAACTTAGCTATCACCAGCACAACACTCAAACCCGTACACCGGAACTAATTCAGCGACTACAGTCAGGGCAAGATTTAGCTCTCGTGAGCGATGCAGGCATGCCAGGGATTTCTGATCCAGGGGTGGAACTCGTGCAGGCTTGCGTTGAGGTTGGGATAGAAGTGATACCGATTCCTGGTGCCAATGCTGCGATCGCAGCACTGGTAGCATCGGGATTACCCTGTGATCGTTTTTGCTTTGAAGGGTTTCTGCCTACAAAGGGGAAAGCGCGTCAACAGCGGTTGCAGGAAATCGCGACGGAATCCCGCACCGTTGTTCTGTATGAAGCACCCCATCGGTTGCGCCAGACCTTACAAGATTTAGCAGAGCAGGTTGGTACTGAGCGACAGATTGTCTTGGCAAGGGAATTAACCAAACGGTTTGAGGAGTTTTGGCGAGGATCGGTGCAAACAGCTATCACCCACTATCAAACCCATGAACCCAAAGGAGAATTTACAGTGGTTTTGGCAGGTAAAGTGGTGAGCCAAACTCTGCCCACAGACCTAGAGCTACGCACAGAATTGCAAGCGCTATTGGCTCAGGGATGGTCTAAATCGCGGGCGAGTCGGCAATTAGCAGAAAAGCATGCTATGTCTCGTCGTCAAATTTACCAGCTCACCCTCGACTTGGAATAA
- a CDS encoding response regulator transcription factor yields the protein MVDQFMPSKSAYLLDRLKSSHIIGEFTIKNSDYLVITDETFQFSSSSDNIDKKLQTELKVSNYKVVCHFVISGKSCAIVEIKNTESTSNIPKLLTERELQIVYLVAQGQQNKQIANQLRISEWTVSTHLRRIFAKLNVDSRAAMVFRCSDLLQNFQELQT from the coding sequence ATGGTCGATCAATTTATGCCGAGTAAATCTGCTTATCTCCTAGATAGACTCAAATCTTCACATATTATTGGTGAATTCACAATCAAGAATAGTGACTATTTAGTGATTACTGATGAGACTTTTCAGTTCTCCAGTTCTTCAGATAATATTGACAAAAAATTACAAACTGAACTGAAAGTATCCAATTACAAAGTGGTTTGCCACTTTGTAATCAGTGGCAAGTCTTGTGCCATTGTTGAGATTAAAAATACAGAGTCAACATCAAACATCCCAAAACTACTAACAGAAAGGGAGTTACAAATTGTCTATCTTGTAGCTCAAGGCCAACAAAATAAGCAAATTGCCAATCAGCTTCGCATTAGCGAGTGGACCGTTTCTACCCATCTACGGCGTATCTTTGCCAAACTTAATGTAGATAGCCGCGCTGCAATGGTTTTTCGCTGTTCTGACTTATTACAAAACTTTCAAGAATTGCAGACTTAA
- a CDS encoding FecR domain-containing protein produces MGVFSQPVWAGTNLTSAKVYAFDSQVQLEKVKQKPRLAKVGDVMVPMDILKTGSSAWAKLLFNEGTLFRVHSNAKFFFIPNTRSFQLKHGLVLSMIQPGQGITTVITPTAKIVAFGTALTVRHDSTQNSTIVSALTEKTGRPIFVSNDDGAGQIRLKAGEQVEIKENVVGPVQTFSLPAFYQACPISSVLAPDQEQLVAQEPTDVQTPLLVIREETAEAVARQSASPAASTTELAELCAPVPELPEEEKQRPNGGPRIGIGGCIPFLTCGTGRPNPVRVPGQRP; encoded by the coding sequence TTGGGAGTATTTTCCCAGCCTGTATGGGCAGGGACGAATTTAACCAGTGCAAAAGTCTATGCATTTGACTCCCAAGTTCAACTAGAAAAAGTGAAGCAAAAGCCACGCCTTGCCAAAGTCGGTGACGTGATGGTGCCGATGGATATTCTCAAAACGGGGTCGAGTGCTTGGGCCAAGCTGCTGTTTAATGAAGGCACCTTGTTTCGGGTTCATTCTAATGCCAAGTTCTTTTTTATCCCCAATACTCGGAGTTTTCAGCTCAAGCATGGATTAGTTTTATCGATGATTCAGCCGGGGCAGGGCATCACGACGGTGATTACGCCGACGGCCAAAATTGTCGCCTTTGGTACAGCCCTAACGGTTCGCCATGACTCCACCCAAAACTCAACCATCGTGAGTGCGTTAACTGAAAAAACCGGTCGGCCTATCTTTGTCTCCAATGATGATGGTGCAGGACAGATCAGATTGAAAGCAGGTGAGCAAGTAGAAATTAAAGAGAACGTCGTAGGGCCTGTCCAAACCTTTAGTCTGCCAGCGTTCTATCAAGCCTGTCCGATCAGTTCGGTGTTAGCACCTGACCAAGAACAACTCGTTGCCCAAGAACCCACGGATGTGCAAACCCCTTTGTTAGTGATTCGAGAGGAAACAGCAGAGGCTGTGGCGAGACAATCTGCATCGCCTGCCGCTTCTACGACTGAGTTGGCTGAACTGTGCGCCCCGGTTCCAGAGTTGCCAGAAGAAGAAAAACAGCGACCGAATGGTGGTCCTAGGATCGGTATTGGCGGTTGTATTCCTTTCCTCACCTGTGGAACAGGTCGACCTAACCCGGTCCGAGTCCCTGGACAAAGACCCTAA
- a CDS encoding DUF4157 domain-containing protein: MDATQLQPDNFHRENHTGMPDPLKSGLEQLSGFDLSNVRVHRSSAKPAQLNALAYAQGQDIHLGPGEEQHLPHEGWHVVQQMQGRVKPTLQAQGVSINEDDALEHEADVMGAKALAMKGCDQITTRSLSTTVGGLQRKENTIFPFLASDQLFKAGFSSNVIQCDRDTLAVVLPTVAKKIYKNALKGDPPFKPQKGNYGRVSWFKGEGNPWIGGATGGGNASNTNVVVNVTIEGAVPRKPNDYFERTISELEQQYELSRARNEHQGVLWRLLGQSLEADPVAEVPIPYDKYLNSKEDGTFITVGASGRDKIRLPADGVERLRVAIREDDKNAPDELAQEVEEKGKQKAEFIIKVLGEDTNRYFQVQQLHKELDRVANEIWCGLGLGDRAGVFGDWSEGIVRVSGPAGRVRRLRKDLWRIAKDARISPEEFVVNDKGLSNNQKRSYTDAYEPTEDLSDRIKGSVLRSQIADFMKELVTGEKTLDKADFLDPPVQTKIKNHLEAFENNKKETRWEWKETKSGKQASCYWRGEILEIQALAENKEVSKKDRGRYPLWKVEQNYGDVLPSL, translated from the coding sequence ATGGACGCCACTCAACTTCAACCCGACAATTTCCATAGAGAAAACCACACAGGGATGCCGGATCCATTGAAGTCAGGTTTGGAACAACTTTCGGGATTTGATTTATCGAATGTGCGGGTCCATCGGAGTTCTGCTAAACCAGCGCAGCTGAATGCTCTTGCCTATGCACAAGGTCAGGATATTCATCTAGGGCCCGGGGAAGAGCAGCATTTACCCCATGAAGGATGGCATGTTGTGCAGCAGATGCAAGGGCGTGTTAAGCCTACGCTACAAGCCCAGGGAGTATCAATTAATGAAGATGATGCATTAGAGCACGAAGCTGATGTAATGGGTGCCAAAGCTTTAGCGATGAAAGGCTGTGATCAAATCACAACTCGCTCACTGTCTACGACAGTGGGTGGGTTGCAGCGAAAAGAGAACACTATATTCCCTTTCCTTGCATCAGATCAGCTCTTCAAAGCAGGCTTCTCATCCAACGTCATCCAGTGTGATCGCGACACCCTCGCAGTTGTTTTGCCCACTGTAGCGAAAAAGATCTATAAGAACGCCCTCAAGGGTGACCCTCCGTTCAAGCCACAGAAAGGTAATTATGGCCGTGTGTCATGGTTTAAGGGGGAAGGAAACCCATGGATTGGTGGTGCTACGGGTGGTGGCAACGCTAGCAATACTAACGTAGTTGTCAATGTGACAATCGAAGGGGCAGTTCCACGCAAGCCAAACGATTACTTTGAGAGAACCATATCTGAATTGGAACAACAGTACGAGCTGAGCCGGGCAAGGAATGAGCACCAAGGGGTACTTTGGAGATTGTTAGGGCAATCCCTGGAAGCTGACCCCGTTGCCGAGGTTCCAATTCCCTACGATAAATACCTCAACTCCAAAGAAGATGGAACATTTATTACTGTAGGGGCAAGTGGCAGAGATAAGATTCGCCTGCCCGCTGATGGGGTTGAAAGGCTGCGAGTGGCAATTAGGGAAGACGACAAGAATGCTCCAGATGAACTGGCCCAAGAAGTTGAAGAGAAAGGCAAGCAGAAAGCAGAGTTCATAATTAAGGTTCTCGGGGAAGACACGAATAGGTATTTCCAGGTACAACAACTGCACAAAGAACTTGATAGGGTTGCCAACGAAATTTGGTGTGGTTTAGGTCTGGGCGACCGTGCTGGGGTATTTGGTGATTGGAGCGAAGGTATTGTTCGAGTGAGTGGCCCAGCTGGTCGAGTACGTCGTTTGCGAAAAGATCTTTGGAGAATAGCCAAGGATGCTAGAATCTCGCCAGAAGAGTTTGTGGTGAATGATAAGGGGCTCTCGAACAATCAGAAGAGATCATACACTGACGCTTACGAGCCAACAGAAGATTTAAGTGATCGTATAAAAGGATCAGTACTGCGCTCTCAAATCGCAGATTTCATGAAAGAACTAGTGACAGGAGAAAAGACCCTTGATAAAGCTGATTTTTTGGATCCTCCTGTACAAACGAAGATAAAAAATCATTTGGAGGCATTTGAGAATAATAAGAAGGAAACCAGGTGGGAGTGGAAAGAGACTAAGTCTGGAAAGCAGGCGAGTTGTTATTGGCGCGGTGAGATCTTGGAGATCCAGGCGCTAGCCGAAAACAAGGAAGTCAGCAAGAAAGATCGAGGACGTTATCCCTTGTGGAAAGTTGAACAAAACTACGGTGATGTGTTACCTAGCCTTTAG
- a CDS encoding TVP38/TMEM64 family protein, which yields MKRAKFLTPRRIIVLLTVVCVVATGIALLALGKLDTAQIKGLVNRVGMWGPIYYILAYVIATLLVLPSTALNLTGGGLFGPWLGTLWTSLAAIIAAVVAFYFSRTIGREPIAKRLAGRWQKMDAEVKRGGLFYMFAIRLVPIMPYGLVNFAAGLTSIRFRDFLIGTILGTIPSVLPFVLIGSSSVQALNSGNVAPLIGALALTGILVAGSTYWRQKRLKRS from the coding sequence ATGAAACGAGCAAAATTCCTCACTCCCCGTAGGATCATCGTGCTCCTAACTGTGGTGTGTGTAGTGGCAACGGGCATTGCTCTATTGGCGTTGGGTAAGCTGGATACCGCTCAAATAAAGGGACTGGTCAACCGCGTAGGGATGTGGGGACCGATCTATTACATCCTGGCCTATGTCATTGCCACTCTCTTAGTGTTGCCTTCAACAGCCCTAAATCTTACGGGAGGGGGTTTATTCGGTCCTTGGCTAGGAACTCTTTGGACCAGTCTTGCCGCCATTATTGCCGCAGTTGTCGCCTTTTACTTTAGCCGCACTATTGGTCGCGAGCCGATAGCGAAACGATTGGCGGGACGCTGGCAAAAAATGGATGCAGAGGTCAAGCGTGGTGGCCTCTTCTATATGTTTGCGATTCGATTAGTGCCGATTATGCCCTATGGCCTGGTGAACTTTGCGGCGGGTCTCACCTCTATCCGCTTTCGTGATTTTCTAATCGGGACAATCTTGGGCACTATTCCTAGCGTCTTGCCTTTTGTTCTTATCGGCAGCTCCAGTGTGCAAGCCCTCAACTCTGGTAATGTTGCCCCTTTAATCGGTGCCTTAGCATTGACGGGAATCCTGGTGGCAGGATCAACCTATTGGCGACAAAAACGGCTCAAGCGGAGTTGA
- the nrtS gene encoding nitrate/nitrite transporter NrtS gives MSFLRGYLAALIDPTYRTNALKVAAIVGSILLAINHGAALTQNKMTRARWISAVLTYCVPYMVSVHGQYVSRTKKL, from the coding sequence ATGTCTTTTTTGCGAGGCTATCTCGCGGCTCTAATAGATCCCACCTATCGGACTAATGCTTTGAAAGTGGCGGCCATAGTGGGGTCTATTTTATTGGCGATTAATCATGGCGCGGCCCTAACCCAAAACAAAATGACCCGCGCACGCTGGATCTCAGCAGTCCTCACCTATTGCGTCCCTTATATGGTGAGTGTTCATGGACAGTACGTCAGTCGCACTAAAAAACTGTAG
- a CDS encoding saccharopine dehydrogenase-like oxidoreductase: protein MDSLTGEVKHVTNLANPLQTSNQPIPVGVLGFGGLGQAAARVLAPKQQMKLVAAADQKGFALNPEGLDLQRAIATYKTQGSLGYLDPGGTLSTQSIADLIQQSQNVAGFFLALPNLPNTFMASVAKQFIDLGWKGVLIDAIKRTSAVEQLVDLRSELAEAGITYVTGCGATPGLLTAAAALAAQSYAEIHQVKITFGVGIANWEAYRATIREDIAHLPGYTVETAKAMTDAEVEALLDTTNGILSLEDMEHADDIILEMAGICGRDRVTVGGVVDTRNPKKPLSTNVQLTGRTFEGKISTHTFTLGDETSMAANVCGPAFGYLKAGIALHQQGLCGLLTSAQVMPHFVS from the coding sequence ATGGATAGTCTGACAGGCGAGGTAAAGCACGTGACCAATTTAGCCAATCCACTGCAAACATCAAACCAGCCGATTCCCGTTGGTGTGTTAGGGTTTGGCGGACTTGGACAAGCCGCAGCTAGAGTTTTAGCTCCCAAACAGCAAATGAAGCTGGTCGCCGCTGCAGACCAAAAAGGCTTTGCCCTCAACCCCGAAGGATTGGATTTGCAACGTGCGATCGCAACCTACAAAACTCAAGGCTCTCTCGGTTACCTCGACCCAGGCGGCACCCTCAGCACCCAAAGCATTGCTGATCTGATTCAGCAGAGCCAAAACGTTGCCGGTTTTTTCCTGGCGTTGCCTAACCTGCCCAATACCTTTATGGCTTCCGTCGCCAAGCAGTTCATCGATCTTGGCTGGAAAGGCGTTTTAATTGATGCCATCAAACGAACCAGCGCGGTTGAGCAGCTTGTGGACCTCCGTTCTGAACTCGCAGAAGCAGGTATTACCTATGTCACAGGCTGTGGTGCCACCCCCGGTTTACTGACGGCGGCTGCTGCCTTAGCGGCCCAAAGCTACGCCGAAATTCATCAAGTCAAAATTACCTTTGGGGTCGGTATTGCTAACTGGGAAGCCTACCGGGCCACCATCCGCGAAGACATTGCCCATTTACCGGGCTACACCGTCGAAACAGCCAAAGCCATGACTGATGCTGAGGTAGAAGCCTTATTAGACACAACCAACGGCATCCTGAGTCTGGAAGATATGGAACATGCCGATGACATTATTTTAGAAATGGCCGGGATTTGTGGTCGAGATCGCGTTACCGTTGGCGGGGTTGTTGATACCCGTAATCCCAAAAAACCCCTTAGCACCAACGTACAGCTCACGGGTCGGACCTTTGAAGGTAAAATCTCGACCCATACCTTCACATTAGGGGATGAAACGAGCATGGCCGCCAATGTTTGTGGGCCTGCCTTTGGTTACCTCAAAGCAGGCATTGCCCTCCATCAACAAGGGCTTTGTGGACTCCTGACTTCTGCTCAGGTCATGCCCCATTTTGTGTCTTAA
- the aqpZ gene encoding aquaporin Z — MSITKKGFAEFFGTFWLTFGGCGSAVFAAVFTAGVEIGEAKSAFTFPAGIGFTGVSLAFGLTVLTMAYAVGHISGGHFNPAVSFGLWAGKRFPGSELLPYIVAQVVGAIAAAGLLYLIASGAGPIDVSGGNPLATNGFGAHSPGGYNLVACLIAEVLLTMMFLLIILGATDNRAPQGFAPVAIGLGLTLIHLISIPITNTSVNPARSTGPALIVGLAGNMELFAQVWLFWVAPIAGAIAAGFIYNALFEEDTTSTSAPERSFAER, encoded by the coding sequence ATGTCGATTACAAAAAAAGGTTTTGCTGAATTTTTCGGCACGTTTTGGCTGACCTTTGGAGGCTGTGGTAGTGCTGTATTCGCTGCTGTCTTTACGGCAGGTGTAGAAATCGGTGAGGCCAAGTCTGCCTTTACTTTTCCCGCAGGTATTGGTTTTACAGGCGTTTCTCTCGCCTTCGGTTTGACCGTTCTGACCATGGCCTATGCCGTGGGTCATATTTCTGGTGGACATTTCAACCCAGCCGTCTCCTTTGGACTTTGGGCTGGCAAGCGATTCCCTGGATCTGAGCTATTGCCTTACATCGTTGCTCAAGTGGTGGGTGCGATTGCTGCGGCGGGTCTTTTGTATCTGATCGCTAGTGGTGCGGGTCCGATTGATGTTTCGGGTGGTAACCCACTTGCGACCAATGGATTCGGTGCTCACTCACCTGGTGGCTACAATCTGGTTGCTTGTTTGATCGCAGAAGTCTTGCTCACCATGATGTTCCTCTTGATCATCTTGGGTGCCACAGACAACCGTGCCCCTCAAGGGTTCGCTCCTGTTGCCATTGGTTTAGGTCTGACTCTCATTCACTTGATCAGTATTCCGATTACCAATACCTCCGTAAATCCTGCTCGTAGTACTGGCCCCGCATTGATTGTCGGTTTGGCAGGCAATATGGAGTTGTTTGCTCAGGTATGGCTATTCTGGGTTGCGCCAATTGCAGGTGCGATCGCAGCTGGTTTCATCTACAATGCCCTATTTGAAGAAGATACAACTTCTACCTCGGCACCTGAACGGAGTTTTGCAGAGCGATAA
- a CDS encoding transposase: protein MSGSTQIYRQLFSFLRQHSHYRDLRHLMTLGWMVSALICSERLCLSAWESYVPCRAKKAQSVERRWQRFLCNPLIDVHKLYVPLVLLALKNWRTHRLYLAMDTTVLWNEYCMIHVSVVCCGRAVPLLWKVLEHKSAAVAFEEYQPLLRQARWLLRQHPDVMLLADRGFANHQLMSWLQQSRWHYCLRIPCDVLLHGPRQCPREVRRLWPSKGEALLYRNVGLWDDGLYRCNLVLANIRGVKEPWAVITDESPSLQTLWQYALRFRVEELFLDSKSGVFELEESKIRCADALERLYLIAAVALLYSTAQGMAVHIKGLRQQVDPHWHRGISYLKIGLRWLKGWSIKDGSC, encoded by the coding sequence ATGTCAGGCTCCACCCAAATTTATCGTCAACTGTTCTCCTTTTTACGTCAACACAGCCATTATCGAGATTTGCGTCATCTCATGACCCTGGGATGGATGGTGAGCGCCTTAATCTGCAGTGAACGATTATGCTTATCTGCTTGGGAATCCTATGTCCCCTGCCGAGCAAAAAAAGCCCAAAGTGTCGAGCGTCGCTGGCAACGCTTTCTGTGCAATCCGCTCATTGATGTCCACAAACTGTATGTCCCTTTGGTCCTTCTAGCGCTTAAGAACTGGCGAACCCATCGCCTTTACCTAGCGATGGATACCACGGTTTTATGGAATGAATACTGCATGATTCATGTATCCGTTGTCTGCTGTGGCAGAGCAGTACCGTTGTTATGGAAAGTATTAGAGCACAAGAGTGCGGCGGTTGCTTTTGAGGAATATCAACCGCTATTGCGTCAGGCCCGTTGGTTATTACGGCAGCATCCAGATGTCATGTTGTTAGCAGATCGTGGGTTCGCGAACCATCAACTGATGAGCTGGTTACAGCAGAGCCGTTGGCATTACTGTCTGCGTATCCCATGTGATGTCCTTCTCCATGGCCCCCGTCAATGTCCAAGAGAAGTCCGTAGGTTATGGCCATCCAAAGGAGAAGCTCTCCTCTACCGTAATGTCGGGCTTTGGGATGATGGCCTCTATCGGTGCAATTTGGTACTGGCGAATATCCGAGGCGTAAAAGAACCATGGGCAGTGATTACAGATGAATCACCCTCGTTACAAACCTTGTGGCAATACGCCTTGAGGTTTCGGGTGGAAGAATTATTCCTCGATAGTAAATCTGGTGTGTTTGAGCTTGAAGAGTCGAAAATTCGCTGTGCTGATGCTCTGGAGAGGCTGTACCTGATTGCTGCTGTGGCACTGCTATACAGCACGGCTCAGGGGATGGCTGTTCATATTAAAGGGCTACGCCAACAGGTTGATCCCCATTGGCACAGAGGCATTAGCTATCTCAAGATTGGATTGCGGTGGCTCAAGGGGTGGTCCATAAAGGACGGGAGTTGTTGA
- a CDS encoding serine hydrolase: MKHHTRLVVLLSLFLTASGILVSPRGYANPQVPASQAAPHTPQGRMLTRLFTSSVVLANWFTPTFLSQVAAPQVQTIISNMKQQLGPYQGVREDGTGFVVVFEKGIVPTRLVLNQQGLISGLLFQAPRAHPKPSQDLTSAFKALPGKVSVLVLENGTPKLSHNPDQPLAVGSAFKLAVLNVLKTQIAAKQQSWDAVVKLQPQLKSLPSGFLHTWPAKSSLTVYSLAALMISQSDNTATDHLIQLVGKPALEKLSPRNTPFLMTREAFILKNPKNVSLRDRFLATETKQRQALLSESAPLPSVTDFESGVLSPEIEWFHTTTELCQIMANVADLPVTQINPGLARPQDWQTISFKGGSEPGVLNFTTQLQSKDGKTYCVSATWNNNQPLEEAKFTALYSGLIDSLKSKPKAKPAATPN; the protein is encoded by the coding sequence ATGAAACATCACACTCGATTGGTTGTATTGCTGAGTCTGTTCCTCACGGCATCAGGAATTTTGGTCAGTCCCAGGGGGTATGCCAATCCCCAAGTCCCTGCTTCCCAGGCCGCTCCCCACACCCCTCAAGGGCGAATGCTCACCCGCTTATTTACCAGTTCAGTGGTGCTAGCCAATTGGTTTACGCCCACTTTTTTATCCCAGGTGGCTGCACCCCAGGTGCAAACCATTATTAGCAATATGAAACAACAACTCGGCCCTTACCAAGGGGTACGAGAGGACGGTACTGGCTTTGTGGTGGTATTTGAAAAAGGCATTGTCCCCACTCGCTTGGTGCTCAATCAGCAAGGGTTGATTTCTGGCTTACTATTTCAAGCGCCACGCGCGCATCCTAAACCTTCTCAAGATCTGACCTCTGCGTTTAAAGCCTTACCCGGTAAAGTCAGCGTATTGGTGCTTGAGAATGGAACCCCCAAGCTGTCCCACAACCCCGATCAGCCCCTCGCTGTTGGTTCTGCCTTTAAGCTAGCCGTTCTAAATGTGCTGAAGACTCAGATTGCTGCCAAGCAACAGTCTTGGGATGCGGTGGTGAAGCTACAGCCACAGTTAAAAAGCTTACCGTCTGGATTCTTGCACACCTGGCCTGCCAAATCTTCCTTAACGGTCTATAGTCTGGCAGCGTTGATGATTTCTCAAAGTGATAATACGGCTACGGACCATCTGATTCAGCTCGTGGGTAAACCCGCTTTAGAAAAGCTTTCCCCTCGGAATACACCGTTTCTGATGACGCGAGAAGCGTTTATTCTCAAGAATCCGAAAAATGTATCATTGCGCGATCGCTTCCTGGCTACCGAGACCAAACAACGCCAAGCCCTGCTCAGTGAGTCAGCACCACTCCCCTCTGTGACCGATTTTGAATCAGGCGTGCTATCTCCAGAAATTGAATGGTTCCATACCACAACAGAACTCTGTCAAATCATGGCAAACGTTGCCGACTTGCCTGTAACCCAAATTAATCCGGGGTTAGCTCGTCCTCAAGATTGGCAGACCATTTCCTTTAAAGGTGGATCCGAACCGGGAGTTCTCAATTTCACCACCCAGCTGCAAAGCAAGGACGGCAAAACCTATTGTGTGTCTGCCACCTGGAACAACAATCAGCCCCTTGAAGAAGCAAAGTTTACAGCTCTATATAGCGGATTAATCGATAGCCTTAAGTCCAAACCCAAAGCCAAACCAGCCGCGACTCCCAATTAG
- a CDS encoding ISAs1 family transposase, with the protein MSHLIDTLKQVPDFRSAHGRIHPLWLLLLLMVMGMLAGYQGYRPLETFVSDYRQPLSELLGLESLEVPSHCTFRRVMKGLDFQALSHQFEAWMLSKAQTHSPDNYAASIDGKRIRQGLTDAKGKQRFVGLVSLFAVEAGITLKLEALTQEDNSEIKVVQALLETLQLDGLLITMDALHAQKTLEKIVASGNDYLVAVKSNQGRLYDHLQTYFECLKPMAEHIHSAQSRGRDEHRCIQVYEPVGIALQEWEAIRSVLCVQRWGTRKGKEYHNTAYYISSAATSPQHWQSLVREHWGIENRLHWPKDVVFGEDDYRLEDEQALLNWSVLRTIGINILRLNDYQSLKTAMTKLANRVDIIFSLLT; encoded by the coding sequence ATGAGCCATCTAATCGATACTTTGAAGCAAGTCCCGGATTTCCGCAGTGCCCATGGCCGTATTCATCCGTTATGGCTGCTGTTGCTATTGATGGTGATGGGCATGCTTGCTGGATATCAAGGGTACCGTCCGTTAGAAACCTTTGTGAGCGATTATCGCCAGCCTTTAAGTGAGCTATTGGGGCTTGAGAGCCTCGAAGTTCCGTCTCACTGTACCTTTCGTCGAGTGATGAAGGGGCTTGACTTCCAAGCGTTGAGCCACCAATTTGAAGCATGGATGCTCTCGAAAGCCCAGACTCACTCTCCCGATAATTATGCAGCCTCCATTGATGGCAAACGGATTCGTCAGGGGCTGACAGATGCCAAGGGGAAGCAGCGTTTTGTGGGCTTGGTGAGTTTATTTGCGGTGGAAGCAGGCATCACCCTCAAGCTCGAAGCCCTCACTCAGGAGGATAATAGCGAAATCAAAGTCGTGCAGGCACTGTTGGAAACCCTTCAACTCGATGGCTTGCTGATTACCATGGATGCCTTACACGCCCAAAAAACACTTGAGAAGATTGTGGCCTCGGGTAACGACTATCTTGTGGCGGTCAAATCCAATCAGGGAAGACTTTACGACCACCTCCAGACTTACTTTGAGTGTCTTAAACCCATGGCTGAGCACATCCACTCCGCCCAAAGTAGAGGACGAGATGAACATCGGTGTATACAGGTTTATGAGCCTGTCGGCATAGCCTTACAGGAATGGGAGGCAATTCGCTCTGTGCTTTGTGTCCAACGATGGGGCACTCGCAAAGGAAAGGAGTATCACAATACGGCCTATTACATCAGTTCAGCTGCCACCTCACCCCAGCATTGGCAATCTCTGGTCCGAGAACATTGGGGCATTGAAAATCGGTTGCATTGGCCGAAGGATGTTGTTTTTGGCGAAGATGATTATCGACTCGAAGATGAACAAGCACTGCTCAATTGGTCAGTGCTTAGAACTATTGGGATTAATATCCTGCGGCTAAACGACTATCAATCCCTCAAAACCGCGATGACTAAGCTGGCTAATCGGGTCGATATTATTTTTTCGCTGCTAACTTAA